From the Musa acuminata AAA Group cultivar baxijiao chromosome BXJ3-1, Cavendish_Baxijiao_AAA, whole genome shotgun sequence genome, the window TTACAACCACTTCTCATCTTTTGAAGTACTGAAGCAGGTGAATTCTTAAGCACATGTGCAACAACTTGCATGCATCTATCAACTCAATTACATTGAAAAAATTCAATGTAACAGAAACTCAATTATTTGGCTGAATttttacttgaattttctttaatTAGGTGGTCATGTTGAGTACTAGTTTAGTTGTAATCTAATATATGGATGCCAATTTTTTACTATTACATAATGCTTGAAATGATAAATTTTAACTGATATTACTGATACTTATTTTGCCACACTCTTCTTCTAGTTTCACAAGTTTGTACTGATAAATCTGCCGGGAAAGTAAGATGGTTTGTGAGGCAGACCATGTAATCCGAGAGGCCATGTCGTTCCAGATGTAGATGAAAAACTCGTTgagaaagggaagaaacctgGATTCTTTCAGTTGCCGGCTACGCAGACCGACAGCGCTGTTTGGCATGTAAGTCATAAATGAGCCTTTGTTGGTACTAGTATGAATGTTGTAATGAGGTGTTTCAGCTGGCAATTATACCAGGTTTTGGAATGCAAGTTTTATCCTTGATTTCTAGGTAAGGTTGCAAGCAAGTATTATCCTAATAAGGATTTTTAGTGTTTCTCCATGGGCCGACTTCtaataattttaagatatttgTCTATGATATCTTGAACTTTACTTGTATATTGCAACATAACCTATAAATCCATCAAAGCCCAGGTAGGCAGTTATTGTGGTATCTTTCTGCATATAGATCCATGAGTTTTTGTTTTTAGTTCAATAAAGAGCTACTTTTTTATGTCAGTATAAAAAGTACATAGGACTGCAGATGATCTAATTAAGCTTTTCGTTTTCTTTTTCTGGGAGAAACTTAAAAATTAACTTTATCAATCTAATCTGGAGGACTACTGTGGCAGAAAAGGTTTATGGCTTATGCACATAATTCCTCTCAGTACTAATAATTTCTCTTTATGCCTGCACCCTGGCTGTATTATATTCTTTGCTCAATCAGCATTGATGATTGCAGGTTCACGAGATAATTCTCCATCAAAAGAGCCAACTGCTTGCTATTTTCTTTTCCTCGTTTCTGTTGAACAGTAATATATAGATGGCACCAAGCTGTCAACCCGAAGAGTAGGTTTTATGGATAGTTATTGAATGGCTTCTCAATTTCTGTGCATAGAATAGTGTTTATGTTCTCCAATCTGTCACCTCAACCATGGATTTTTAAAGTAAtctattatgatttattgattCATTTCTTCTGACTCGCTGAGTTAATTAGTTTATCAATTTCGTTTGATATTAATTATTggtcaaaatatttaattagttTATCAATTCCATTTGATATAAATTATGGGTTAAAATGTTTAAGCTGAGGTTATCAtattcttataaattaattttagtcTTCAATACTATAATTTTTGTTAAGGGTTTGTTATTCTTGTTAAGGCTCACCATACCTCTAGATGGAATCATAACATAGTGTATGTGAGGCTCAGGTTTTTTCTTATTCGAGTCTTTTCATCATGTTTAAATACTAGGTTGGTTTTTGATAGCAAGTCTTATGACGCAAGCTTGATAAATTAATTGGTCCATTAATTTTATTTAACCTAACTTACTGATTAAAATAATTAgtgaagttaataataatatatttattagatctttataagttaattttaatattatttatttcgaTATGGAACTAATATGCATAAGTTATGGTAAAATAGACAACACATATCTTGATATGTGCGGAATAGTTTTCTTAATTTTGGAGCAGAGTTTTATGTGTGGAATAGGTTTCTTAAACTCGTAGCAGAGTCTTGATTTGATGCTTTCCTTGATTTGAAGGTTCTGGGCCTGTAAGAGACCCTCGCAGCTTACCAGAGAGTCTATTTTGTCGGCACCATTCTTCCCATCTCAATTATCCTGCTCCGGTTACATCATCAAACCCGCAAGAGCTTTCTCTTTCGACTGTACTGGGAGAAGAGGTGAAAGAATCTGACTGTCGCTGTTCCCGCAGCTGTTATTTCACATCATGTACGCGATAAATAGTAGTCGCACTAATCGTGCCTGCGTGGCCAACTATTTCTCGATGGCCTACGACATCGCTCGATGGGCCCCGCCTGGTATGTGACATGACGTCGTGGATTCCGCCGTCGCCTCCGCAATCGCGTCCACGGCGATCGACGGCTCTCCGAACCGCCACGTGGCCCGTACGAGCTCAAGGACCGTCGGTGGCTGTGGGACCCCCTTCGCCTCGTCTCGCCCGacaggctatatatatatatatatatatatatatatgatactgGCCGATATGAGTCAGGCGACCGATACTTACCATGTACAACTGACCCAGACTAATTTCCCTGCCGGAGACAACGTGCGGGACCCCCAGGTTGGTCGCTTCTGTTCCAGTCACGTGACGAGTAAATTCGCGGGGGCACAGAGCCAACGGTGTCAGGACACAATCGTCACGTCATAATTGCCGCATCCGGATTAGTTCCTGTAGCGTTTCCACCAAGTAACGAATATACGAAGAAGGAAAAATGGAAGAAGATATAAGGAGTAAGCGTTCCTCTTTCGCGATGGCGACAGAAAGTAGTCACGTAGCGGTCAAAGGGCGGCCGTCGGAGGCCTCCGAGGCTgcaactgcagcagcagcagcagcagcgcggCGGCGGAGTTCGGCCCCATGAAGGAGTGGGAGGTCAGGCCGGGCGGGTTGCTCGTTCAGAAGCGCGCCCCTGAGGCCGACCCCTCGGCCGCTCCGGTCCCCACCGTCTGCGTCAAGGTCAAGCACGGCGCCGGGAACCACGAGATCCGCATCAGCTCCCAGGCCACCTTCGGTGAGAACTCCCAACCGATCTCCCGGCCTTCTTTTGTTTGTTCCACCCAAAGGTGCTCGATGAATTGCTTGTACGACTCGCAGGGGAGCTGAAGAAGGTGCTGTCGGCCAGAACGGGATTGCACCCGTTGGACATGAAGCTGGTGTATAGAGACAAGGCGAGGGAGTCGAATGAGTTCCTCGACACCGCCGGCGTGAAGGACAAGTCCAAGGTCGTGTTAGTGGAAGACCCCGTGGCGCAGGCCAAGCGCCTACTCGAGATGCGCAAGTCCGACATGATGGAGAAGGCCGCCAGGTCCGTATCCACCGTCACCCTCGAAGTCGATCGGCTCGCCTCCAAGGTAAATATCTCCCGGTCAACACCATTGACCTCCCTTCCCATGCCTGATCTCAAGATTAATCTCTGAGTGACCATTGATCGAATCAGGCGTCCGCGTTGGAGGCGATCGTCAACAGAGGCGGGAGGGTGGCGGAGAATGATGTCACCGATCTCATCGACTCTTTAATGAATGAGCTGATCAAGTTGGACGCCGTTGTCGCCGACGGGGACGCGAAGCTGCAGAGAAGAATGCAGGTGAAATCAACTCCTCCCGAGCTCAAATGCCTGTTCAATTGCTTGCTGATTGATTCTTTGCCAAGAACAGATGAAGAGAGTGCAGAAGTACGTCGAAACATTGGATGTGATCAAGATCAAGAACTCGTCGCCGAGAGCAAACGGCCAATCAAGCAAGCAGCAACATCATCGGATTCAGCCTCAGCATCAAGAACAAATGCAACAAAAGAGGGACTTGCAGCAAACACATCCGCGATTCCAACAGCAGCCGGTGGTGGTGACAAAGAATTGGGAAACATTCGATTCCCTTTTCGCGCAATCCACCTCAGCCACCACCACAGCAGCCTCGTCCGCTCCTCATGCAAGCTTCGACTGGGAGCTATTCTGAGCATCCGATGCATTGCCATCGGCAAAATCTTGCATTCTGTTGTTCCCAATTCTGGTCAGATCCTCTCGAACAACACTTCCTTCTGCTCTACTACTATTCATCGTGTTGCATATCTCCCTCCTGCTTAGAGGGGGATCAATTCAGATTCACGTGGAATAAATGGACTCGCAAGGCCTAAATGAGTCCATTACCAGTGGCTCGGGCTGCTTAAGCATTCTTGACTAACCAGCGATTCTTTGATGATTCCAATCAAATGCAGGTGATGCATACTTCCATTTTTCTCCATTGAAATGCTCACCTAATAACTTAAAGCCATTAAATTGCAAGAGGAGGTCGCTGGACTCCAATGGAAACTTGGTGAGCCCACATTTGGTAGATTGTCCGCAAGATTACGCTCATCCGTACTGCCGCAGTAATGTCAGCGTCATGTCCGGTGACATCAATGAATGAGCTGCCACCGTAAACATGCAGAAGCTATACTGCTTTCATCACGACTCGGTAATCAGCCCCGACGCACGAATATCGTCGCATGAGTTCTGTAAAATCGAGCCGGTAATTGGGCCACATTTTTGGCCCAATTGAGCGCACTATACCCAAAAAAAAGATGGTCTTCCAGAGGAGTAAAGTCAACTCTTACGAAGGTGCAGTGTTCTACGCATTAAGGTCAAACAGCACATTAGAGATTCCTGCTCGCTTGTCTTGGTCGAGCCATCGAACAGGACAGCAAGCATTTCCATTGGTCGCCGTCTTGGGATCCACGAGACCCAACCGATGGGAAGTCGTAGTTCGCTGATCTGTGGCTCGTTCTACGCGTTGGATATCAAATTAATTGAACTGTTTGGGAGATCTCCGGCGGACATTCCACGTGGTGGGCATACGGAAGGTCCAAAATCATGTAGGCCATTAATATATTATATGCCGTACTACTactactaattattattattattactcatTTAGCTCTATATTTGATTAATCGAACATGACAAAGCATATCCACTTAGATCAAAAGTATTTGGACAAGAcagagtaagagagagagagagagagagagagagaagaagaagaagtagatgaCAAGGCGATGCATGTGAGATTGAAGTTGACCGTTCTCTGTCTTGTTTGTTTAACTCTAACTAGCGTGATCCATAAACATGGTGGAAGATTTGGATGTCTTTGTACAAAGAAACATAgctttatatatataatcaaggGTTGTTTTATATGATCATGCGTTTTGGTGGGACTTGACCTGACTTGCTTtttccaaaataataataattattattattattgtatttgaattctaaaactaaaaaaaattgaATCATGAGTTGGAACTCTGAATTCGAAACTTTAGacatcattatttaaaatgacATATATAGCACTTAGATATGGATTTGAACTTCGAAACCTATCATTTTAAGCAATTGGAATGTCtcaacaaaaataaatcataaacttTTACTTGGTAGAATTATGTGTCAGCATCTTCTGATTCCAATTAGTCATTGATCTTTTTGTTTGGCTATATTATGTTATGTAATTATTttaccgatatatatatatatatatatatataatgaagctTGCTCGCTTTGTTCTCTTACCTTTGATAACCGTAAGAAACATTTGGCATGACGGTCGCTTGGACAACATGAGAAACGAGAGAGAAAAAAGTGTAAGAAACACACATGACACATTTTGCATGATGATTACTTGGATAGCATGAGAAACCGAGGGAGAAAAAAGGTGTGCTAAGTTAGAGATATGTCAAGGCAATGTATTTTCGTGGATTCTCCGCATAAagtttgtttcttctgaaaggtaGTGATGATCTAATTGCCTAATACACTTCACTCGCTTGGcttttatgatttttataataattcacacTCTGTGTTTTATTTTACTCAAAATAATTAACAAGATTTGTGTTTTTGTGGTGTGGATGAGTATTCCTATCATTTTCTAACATCATAAGATTTTTAGAGTTTGGTATTTATCAAATCGAGTTATTATTTCAAAGATGTTTGATTCATGTAAAAAATTTGAATCGATTCAGAAAATTAAATATACCTTTCGATCGGCTCAAAACTCTCGAAAAAAAAtcgattttttaattaaatacatttgtttattattattattattattatcttaatttatttttattttattcttcgtAAGAATATATTTGTGTAAtgttaattgaaaaaaaaaagtttcagaTATTAGAATATGACATCATAAAAGCATGACTTCCAATTTGTCAAAATAAAATTTTCCaactatattaaatgaaaaaaaaaaaaaacctcacaTTATGCGTGCGTTATAGTGAAGAACAACAAAATCAGTGCCccaaaaggaaaataaattaagtgaAACATATTTGATAGGTTACGCTATTTCATAATCTTGAAGACGAAATGGAAAACCCTTTGATGAGGCCCATAAAATTGGAGTTTATTGATCTAATTCTTATAGCCTACACTATTCTTGTGTTGCTTGATGTTAGACGTGCACAAAGCTTGTCCTTCCAATGTGGGGGGgggggaaaaagaagaagaaaatgaaagtGAGGTTTAAAGTTAGATCGACAACGACAAGCAATTGCCGAGGTAGATGAAAGAACTTTTGCTCATGTTACACATGTGCCGTCTGCGTCCCACATCCCTCAatcgtttattttattttattggacCACtacaaattaattattatatttgtttgagtttttagattaatatatatataacaagaatCGATATTAATTTACTatgattatttataataataattttttaataattatttatcgaTCGTTCGCTCATGGTTTTACCTCTTTAGAGGGACGGAACCATATAATGTACTTCTACTCTTATACGACGTTCGGTTTTTCTATTCGGAATagatatataatattaatattatttgaaatatgataattaataaaattaggAGTTTAACAAAAAATATTCTTAATGAATAAAAAGGTAGAGAtataaacgagagagagagagagagagagagagagagagagagttgatagTAGTAGGAAaaagttaaaaaatattttttttataaaaaaatcatgttttaaaCATtggtaaaaataagaaaaaaactttttttaaaaaataaataatctaaaAAAGAGATTAAAAATGGTTAATATAATAAGATGTAaaacttataataatttttataataaattatgtaCTAAAGATGATGAAAAGATATGTATCAATTTGCTAAAGCTAATAAATAAAACTCTAAGGATTTAGATAATATGAGATATATTAAAAATGAAGGTAAAAAATAGTTGTTAATGATAAAGAGATTAAGAGAATATTAaaacaatatttttataaattatttaataaatattccacATAGAATTtggatttaatgataaataataatagtagatttaataatcatatatttatttataaaaataaaactaatgaAATAAAAGACGTATTAAAGAAGATGAAAAGGTTTGGACCTCATAATATCTCTATCACTGTTTGAAAAAGTTTAAGGAATAAGGGAGTAATATGGTTAACTAACTTCtttaataaaatcatatattCAAAAGGATATTTATGAATggagaaagagttttttagtgttaatttataaaaataagaatgttgtataaatttattcaaattatagAAGAATTAAAATATGAATTATTCTATGAAACTTTGAAAATGAGTTATTGAAAGGAGGATAAAATTTGaaacaaatatatctgaaaattaatttagttttatgcttgaaagatttatttatttatttaaataattaataaaaagtatagggagaaaataaagatttacatataatttttattatcttaGAGAAAGTCTATGATAGGATTGTTAGATATTTTTTtggtatattttaaaaatatatgtattcattaattatattgatattattaacgatatgtatgataatgtaaCTACTAGTGATATAACTAATATCACTATTGAGAGTGTGTTAATGGAGTTTCCTATTAGGATAGGATTGCACTATTAAGTATCTATATTTTCATATTGGATGAATTTACTAGATACTTGTATAATAGATCTTCCTAGTATATGTTAAGTTGACGAGAGCTTATGTGGAATAGATTATAAATTTTTGCTATATAGGTTAAACcttaaaaatcaaatatttttatattaagtaagattaaaactaaatatataaattttaatattaattattataaaaaaatatatagaagagaatataattaaattgtATTAATAGAAGTTGTAAAAAGTTAAGTATCTTCGATCAATTATTTaataagatgaaaatggtataacATTTATGAAGTAAAAATAAAATGGTTAAAATGATAACAAGTAGGAGTCTTGTGTGAACATGAgatatatttgaaattaaaaattaattttataagatAACTATGAGATGAAGTGTTTTATAGATTTGTGTtgggtaattaaaaaaaaataatatatatatatataaattatgttacaaaataagaatattaagatggaTGTACAGAgtataaaaaaaagatttttttaaataattatgcaTATATTGAGAAGGTTTTCGATAGTTAGAAAATgtgaaataataatattaataatactattagagataaaaatgttaggatcgagagcactaagagggggggggggtgaattagtgcagcggaaatcttacagcgattaaaaaccaaaagctgcgttcgttcaataaaagctattatgatgcaaaagctaattctcagtttgtatctaagtgcagtttgcgtctaagcgcagattgcgtctaagcgcagtttgcgtctaaacacagtttgcgtctaagcgcagtttgcgtctaagcgcagtttgcgtctaaacacagtttgcgtctaagcgcagttttgcgtctaagcgcagtttacgtctaaactcagatttacgtctaaacgcagttttacgtctaaacgcagatttacgtctaaacgcagatttacgtctaaactttgaaactcgtttgtatactcgcagaaggcagtatgcagttgaaatcaagacgtaaacgtgaactgagaactgatgattgtgagaggaaagccgatttacgtctaaatgcagttttacgtctaaatgttgaaactcgttcgtaaaattgtagaggacagtttgcagttatcaataggatcaaaatgtaagtgtaaactgcaaagaaactctttcgtaaaagcacggaagacagttctgcagaatcaaacgtaaacgtaaactgtaatgtacgaaaatacgaatttacgtctgaatgcagattcggaagaacagcacttagaacttgttcgtgagagcgcagagagcagtagtaatggaggaggtttgcagtaatgataaagtgctcaaaaataaacgcaaaccagagatttagagtggttcggtcagccttgacctactccacttttggcttcctccaccgacgaggttgccgacgtcaactaggggccttccttcaataggcgaaggccaaacttcccttttacagtttctctccttttgacaggctcaggagacaacctttacagacctttctctcctcactttacaactgaaaacttgaagaacagaaggaggagacttaaaggctttacaacacttttgagctcttagaatcacagaaaagatcaagatttcggtgtaggtctgtatcttttcagtgctgaatgggtggggtatttataggccccaacccaattcaaatttcgagctcaaaacgatcaaatcccggaattccgggatcaggcggttgcacctcttgactggagaggtggcaccgcctggcagagctcgaagtctgagctcaggcggttgcacctctcgactggagaggtggcaccgcctggcagagctcgaagactgagctcggacggttccaccttctctgtcaggggtggttgcaccttcctgccagagctcgaagaccgagctcaggcggtgcatctcctgaccagagaagtttctcttctctgccagaggtggttgcacctctctgccagaggtggttgcacctctctgccagaggtggttgcaccactctgccaaagctcgaagaccgagctcaagcggtgcatctcctgtccagagaggttgcagctctctgctagagctcgaagaccgagctcggtggttgcatcgcctgccagagctcggaacttgagctctggcggtgctacctctcgacagaggaggttgcaccgcccagtctcgcttggagactgagccctgggcggttgcacctcttggctggggcggttgcaccgcccagtctcgctgggagacttagcctgggcggtggcacctccctgcctgggcggttgcacctcccacagctacttgggttcgaatgggttgaaccattcgacccaacttgagttcttcaggggcccaattgccccaggattaagctaatgggatcacctcccatttctaacttaatcaccgtgctaactacgattaaatctaagacaatttctgcagctttgcttcggtacgtcaatcgcttcttccggcgagtttccggcgaacttccgtcgatcatccgatgagccctcggtgatgcttctgcggacttccggcaaactcctggactttgcgacgatccacttggcgagttccgacgagcttcgcttggcaagcttctggacttctcggatctgttctcgcagaacctccgacgaccatccgtacttccgtcgaactctcgaactcccaacgtgatcatgaacttgactccggcgcaactcctgctgcttgtctatctttcatcgtagttaatcctgcacacttaaaacaaaacttcgatcgagacaattaatcctaagcaattaaccaagttgtccggcatgtcattggtccctcgacgcttcgtctgattcttcggcgcatcgtcctctcctgcggcctattgcccaatcggccagttgactccgcaactccgatatccttggcacaatacccgctctacttggcccgatgcccgagtccacggcccgaagccttctgtcgatacgtcgaccgatccaccggcccgacgtccaatcttctgacatgttcctccggcacaacatgattttcctgctttaattgtctcatcctgatcaaagcatcctgcgtcactcaaaacgcagattaaatcataaacatatatcaagtagtttcatcatcaaaatacgagattcaataatctccccctttttgatgatgacaaccacttgatgacggagttaaacttaactcccggagtttaaacaaactccccctatcaatatgccatattgatagaaccttgaattcaacctgaattcaagtcattgcaatattcatcatgaatactt encodes:
- the LOC135628545 gene encoding BAG family molecular chaperone regulator 1-like, which codes for MKEWEVRPGGLLVQKRAPEADPSAAPVPTVCVKVKHGAGNHEIRISSQATFGELKKVLSARTGLHPLDMKLVYRDKARESNEFLDTAGVKDKSKVVLVEDPVAQAKRLLEMRKSDMMEKAARSVSTVTLEVDRLASKASALEAIVNRGGRVAENDVTDLIDSLMNELIKLDAVVADGDAKLQRRMQMKRVQKYVETLDVIKIKNSSPRANGQSSKQQHHRIQPQHQEQMQQKRDLQQTHPRFQQQPVVVTKNWETFDSLFAQSTSATTTAASSAPHASFDWELF